A single Strigops habroptila isolate Jane unplaced genomic scaffold, bStrHab1.2.pri NW_022045617.1_ctg1, whole genome shotgun sequence DNA region contains:
- the LOC115603163 gene encoding LOW QUALITY PROTEIN: serine/threonine-protein kinase pim-1-like (The sequence of the model RefSeq protein was modified relative to this genomic sequence to represent the inferred CDS: inserted 1 base in 1 codon; substituted 1 base at 1 genomic stop codon), whose protein sequence is MVLLTRLDPSAYLRSATGGERHAAEPXQGKEKEPLERLYRVEPLLGRGGFGSIYSGVRLSDGAPVAIKRVARERISSWGERPSGTRIPMEIAMMRKVRSGCSAIIQLLDWFELPNCFLLVLERPDPSQDLSRFIKEWRVLPEDLAWGIFMQVLVAVLHCHGCGVLHRDIKPKSIVLNLGMGEVKLIVFGCSTFLRDTVYTKFSGTPVYXPPEWFHYHCYHGRLAVIWSLGVLLYEMICTVVPFRRCKDIIRGQLFFRRQISAECQHLIKWCLSMCACDRPSLEDIFNHPWLQRSSCPRSQQPGNEEQHRKPEEQRHDVVAEQQTMQLLQHQPQALGLFQPQRQALLVFQPHQQAVRLLQPKP, encoded by the exons ATGGTGCTGCTGACACGGCTTGACCCATCCGCCTATCTGCGGTCCGCGACCGGCGGGGAGCGGCACGCCGCGGAGCCTTAGCAGGGGAAG GAGAAGGAGCCCCTGGAGCGGCTTTATCGTGTGGAACCGCTGCTGGGGAGAGGTGGCTTCGGCTCCATCTACTCGGGGGTCCGCCTGTCCGACGGCGCCCCG GTGGCGATCAAACGGGTGGCTCGGGAGCGCATCTCCTCATGGGGCGAGCGG cccagtgGCACTCGCATTCCAATGGAGATAGCAATGATGAGGAAGGTGCGCTCCGGCTGCAGTGCCATCATCCAGCTCCTCGATTGGTTTGAGCTGCCCAACTGCTTCCTGTTGGTGCTGGAGCGTCCAGACCCATCGCAGGATCTCTCTCGCTTCATCAAAGAGTGGAGGGTCTTGCCTGAGGATCTGGCGTGGGGCATTTTCATGCAGGTGTTGGTGGCTGTGCTGCACTGCCACGGCTGCGGTGTCCTGCACCGAGACATCAAGCCCAAGAGCATCGTTCTCAACCTGGGCATGGGAGAAGTCAAGCTTATTGTCTTCGGCTGCAGCACCTTCCTTAGGGACACGGTGTACACCAAATTTAGCG GAACACCTGTGT TACCGCCAGAGTGGTTCCACTACCACTGCTACCACGGCCGTCTGGCGGTGATCTGGTCCCTGGGTGTGCTGCTTTATGAGATGATCTGCACGGTCGTCCCCTTCCGGCGCTGCAAGGACATCATCCGCGGGCAGCTCTTCTTCCGGCGCCAGATCTCTGCCG AATGCCAGCACCTCATCAAGTGGTGCTTGTCCATGTGCGCTTGTGACAGACCATCCCTGGAGGACATCTTCAACCACCCTTGGCTGCAAAGatcctcctgccccaggagccagcagccgGGCAA tgaggagcagcacaggaagccagaggagcagagacaTGATGTGGTGGCAGaacaacagacaatgcagctactccaacaCCAGCCACAAGCACTGGGGCTATTCCAACCACAGCGACAGGCACTGCTGG TATTCCAACCCCATCAACAAGCAGTGAGGCTTCTCCAACCCAAGCCTTAA